A window of Staphylococcus sp. 17KM0847 contains these coding sequences:
- a CDS encoding GAF domain-containing sensor histidine kinase, with amino-acid sequence MEKPTRLALLKEIAEFLNEETELQSMLDGALDYLIEGSDFSTGWVFFIDEDGAHTLSAHRALPKALTNHHCKYMVEGTCWCVQSYHNKKLTKASNIISCSRINLASHEFAEETEDITHHATVPLRSGSEQFGLLNVATPHTTHYSDEDLELLESVALQIGSAIKRIDLTDQEKEAARINERNRLARDLHDSVNQMLFSLKLTAHAAGQMAQDDVSKRAFSQIEMTSQNAVNEMRALIWQLKPVGLEKGLIHALKQYATLIDIEIDVSVFGLIDLENKIETNIYRIIQEAMNNTKKHAGTNKVFVELAQDNEKFEMTISDKGPGFNIDYIDERTHHGIANIKQRVKMLKGQIVLQTDKGTVLHIEVPYKH; translated from the coding sequence ATGGAAAAACCGACACGATTGGCATTACTCAAAGAAATCGCTGAATTTTTGAATGAGGAGACGGAGCTTCAGTCTATGTTAGATGGTGCATTAGATTATTTAATAGAAGGGAGCGACTTTTCAACAGGGTGGGTTTTCTTTATAGATGAAGATGGAGCACATACATTATCGGCACATCGCGCTTTACCTAAAGCATTAACGAATCATCATTGTAAGTATATGGTTGAAGGAACGTGTTGGTGTGTTCAATCTTATCACAATAAAAAATTAACAAAGGCTTCTAATATCATAAGTTGTTCACGTATTAATCTTGCAAGCCATGAGTTCGCTGAAGAGACGGAAGATATTACGCATCATGCTACCGTTCCATTGCGCTCAGGATCAGAACAATTTGGTTTGTTAAACGTTGCGACGCCACATACAACACATTATAGTGATGAAGACTTAGAATTGCTGGAATCTGTAGCGTTACAAATTGGTTCAGCGATTAAGCGTATCGATTTAACAGATCAAGAAAAAGAAGCCGCACGTATTAATGAACGTAATCGTTTAGCACGTGACTTGCATGATTCAGTCAACCAAATGTTATTTTCTTTAAAATTAACAGCGCATGCAGCAGGGCAAATGGCACAAGATGATGTATCAAAGCGAGCATTTTCTCAAATAGAGATGACAAGCCAAAATGCAGTGAATGAAATGCGTGCATTGATTTGGCAATTAAAACCAGTAGGCTTAGAGAAAGGATTAATACATGCATTAAAACAATATGCGACACTAATTGATATTGAAATTGATGTTTCCGTTTTTGGGTTAATTGATCTTGAAAATAAAATTGAAACGAATATCTATCGCATTATTCAAGAGGCCATGAATAATACGAAAAAGCATGCAGGTACGAATAAAGTGTTTGTTGAGCTCGCACAAGACAATGAAAAATTTGAAATGACGATTAGTGACAAGGGACCGGGATTTAATATTGATTATATTGATGAACGTACCCATCATGGCATTGCAAATATCAAACAGCGTGTAAAAATGTTAAAAGGTCAGATCGTATTACAAACAGATAAAGGTACGGTACTGCATATTGAAGTTCCATATAAACATTAG
- a CDS encoding RluA family pseudouridine synthase, with protein MKIIVPQSFDNMTIRTMFQSLKLPKKEMHQLNMSKTITVNGESAHFNTTIHTGDQLVLPSSEAKSQYLPSYRYANIVYEDDDLAIVLKPKGVKTHPNDLKESNTLMNHIIYTLNCPYVEPIHRLDQETVGLLIVAKNPLVKKILDRMLEDNQIHRIYRAQVKSLLPIKPQTIDMPIGKDKFHPNKRRVSPTGQRAITHIIESEMIKEGVCQLYVKLDTGRTHQIRVHLAAIGHPVLGDPLYSDSTLRQLKLESYRITFIHPFTQQEISVSLDDVV; from the coding sequence ATGAAAATTATCGTTCCTCAATCATTTGACAACATGACGATTCGAACAATGTTTCAATCGTTAAAATTACCAAAAAAAGAAATGCACCAATTAAATATGTCTAAAACAATCACTGTTAATGGAGAATCTGCACATTTTAATACAACAATACATACTGGGGATCAACTTGTGCTACCTTCATCAGAAGCTAAAAGCCAATATTTACCAAGTTATCGCTATGCTAATATTGTTTATGAAGATGATGATTTAGCAATTGTTTTGAAACCTAAAGGCGTAAAAACACATCCAAATGATTTAAAAGAAAGTAATACCTTAATGAATCATATTATTTATACACTGAATTGCCCTTATGTTGAGCCTATCCACCGCTTAGATCAAGAAACAGTAGGATTACTTATCGTTGCTAAAAATCCTCTCGTAAAAAAGATACTTGATCGCATGTTAGAAGATAATCAAATCCATCGTATTTACCGTGCACAAGTTAAAAGTCTATTACCTATCAAACCGCAGACGATTGATATGCCTATTGGTAAAGATAAATTTCATCCCAACAAACGCCGTGTTTCTCCAACAGGACAAAGAGCTATAACACACATTATAGAATCTGAAATGATTAAAGAGGGTGTTTGTCAATTATATGTAAAGTTAGATACAGGACGAACACATCAAATTCGTGTACACTTAGCAGCCATTGGTCATCCCGTATTGGGTGATCCCTTATACAGTGATTCGACATTACGACAGCTTAAACTTGAAAGTTATCGTATTACATTTATTCATCCTTTTACACAACAAGAAATTTCTGTCTCATTGGATGATGTTGTGTAA
- a CDS encoding RNA degradosome polyphosphate kinase yields the protein MNVTNDKLKIDLNNSNFYNNREVSWLDFNYRVLQEACDNNNPLLERLNFIAIGSSNLDEFFMVRVAGLKDQVKMGYDKPENKSQLTPSEQLEAIERKNRQNVSFQYHRFNELIEELKAYDVFLVKPDALNETLIERLETIFLDEILPTLTPLGIDAYRPFPKLNNKTLNIFVDIDTGNEINSAIVQIPTLLDRFTTINEGNKQYIILIEDIITYFMGYLFRGYEIVSTYTFRITRNADLTIHEDGAEDLLIEIERFLKERKSGAAVRLEIDNRGQHNMNMDWLIETLELGHEDVYYTDGPLDLTMVFELVGHLSNKLRDLKYSRYTPQMPQSLGDNNVYDLALKRDIFFHHPYESFDPIVDFITEAAEDPNTMAIKQTLYRVSSDSPIIEALKNAAENGKQVTVLVELKARFDEENNVHWARMLEEAGCHVMYGMTHLKTHSKITLVVKRMNGQLVPFVHLGTGNYNDKTAKLYTDMGIITTNKQIAQDAMSFFNYLSGYSIKPDYQELIVAPYEIRDLFIERIDEEIESHKKYGNGKMMMKMNSLTDKALIKKLFEASQAGVKIQLIIRGICCLKPGIPGVSENIEVISIVGRLLEHSRIYYFYNNGDERIYLSSADMMTRNMIKRVEILFPILNKQIAQRLVDYMNLQLSDNQKARYQDRYGVYHYVENNLEPLNAQEYLMNEAMTYGIQLKKENMVETGQPVRPSSSWMSRFRKKLKR from the coding sequence ATGAATGTGACAAATGATAAGTTGAAAATAGATCTTAATAATTCAAATTTTTATAATAATAGAGAGGTAAGTTGGTTAGATTTTAACTACCGTGTGTTACAGGAAGCGTGTGATAACAATAATCCATTATTAGAGCGGCTTAATTTTATTGCAATAGGAAGTTCTAACTTAGATGAATTTTTTATGGTACGTGTTGCTGGATTAAAAGACCAAGTCAAAATGGGATATGACAAGCCAGAAAATAAATCTCAACTAACGCCATCTGAACAGCTTGAAGCAATAGAAAGAAAAAACCGACAAAATGTCTCATTCCAATATCACCGATTCAATGAACTCATTGAAGAACTCAAAGCATATGATGTATTTTTAGTGAAGCCAGATGCTTTGAATGAAACATTAATAGAGCGACTAGAAACCATCTTTTTAGATGAAATTTTACCGACACTAACACCACTAGGCATTGATGCATATCGTCCATTTCCAAAGTTAAATAATAAAACATTAAATATTTTTGTAGATATTGATACAGGAAATGAGATTAATTCAGCGATTGTACAGATCCCAACATTGTTAGATCGTTTCACTACCATTAATGAAGGAAACAAACAATATATCATTTTAATTGAAGATATTATTACGTATTTTATGGGGTATTTATTTAGAGGGTATGAGATTGTTAGCACATACACATTTAGAATTACGCGCAATGCAGATTTGACGATTCATGAAGATGGTGCAGAAGATTTATTAATTGAGATAGAGCGTTTTTTGAAAGAGCGTAAAAGTGGTGCAGCAGTCCGTTTAGAAATTGATAATCGTGGTCAGCATAATATGAATATGGACTGGCTCATTGAGACACTAGAGTTAGGTCATGAAGACGTATATTATACAGATGGTCCACTTGATTTAACGATGGTATTTGAGCTTGTAGGACATCTCTCTAATAAACTGAGAGATTTGAAATATTCGCGTTATACACCTCAAATGCCACAGTCATTAGGAGACAATAATGTATATGATTTAGCATTAAAACGAGATATATTTTTTCATCATCCTTATGAATCTTTTGATCCAATTGTTGATTTTATTACAGAAGCGGCAGAAGATCCAAATACAATGGCAATCAAACAAACATTATATCGTGTAAGTAGCGACTCTCCTATTATAGAAGCACTTAAAAATGCTGCTGAAAACGGCAAGCAAGTTACAGTTCTTGTTGAACTCAAGGCACGATTTGATGAAGAGAATAATGTACATTGGGCACGTATGCTTGAAGAGGCAGGGTGTCATGTGATGTATGGAATGACACATCTAAAGACGCATAGCAAGATTACGTTAGTTGTTAAACGTATGAATGGTCAACTTGTACCGTTTGTTCATCTAGGAACGGGGAACTATAACGATAAGACTGCTAAATTGTATACAGATATGGGAATCATTACGACAAATAAACAAATTGCACAAGATGCGATGAGTTTCTTTAACTATTTGAGTGGCTATTCTATTAAGCCAGATTATCAAGAATTGATTGTGGCACCGTATGAAATTCGTGATTTATTTATTGAGCGGATCGACGAAGAAATTGAAAGTCATAAAAAATATGGCAATGGTAAGATGATGATGAAAATGAATTCATTAACTGATAAAGCATTGATTAAAAAGCTGTTTGAAGCATCACAAGCAGGCGTTAAAATACAGTTAATCATTCGAGGTATTTGTTGTTTGAAACCGGGAATTCCTGGAGTGAGTGAAAATATTGAAGTTATCAGTATTGTAGGACGTTTATTAGAACATTCGCGTATTTATTATTTCTATAACAATGGGGATGAACGTATTTATTTATCATCTGCTGATATGATGACACGTAATATGATTAAGCGTGTAGAGATTTTATTCCCTATTTTAAATAAGCAGATTGCACAGCGTTTAGTCGATTATATGAATTTACAACTTTCAGACAACCAAAAAGCACGCTATCAAGATCGTTATGGTGTTTATCATTATGTTGAAAATAATTTAGAACCATTAAACGCTCAAGAGTATTTAATGAATGAAGCGATGACGTATGGAATTCAATTAAAAAAAGAAAATATGGTAGAAACAGGACAACCTGTTCGCCCATCTTCTAGTTGGATGAGTCGATTTCGTAAAAAATTGAAAAGGTAA